A stretch of Planococcus citri chromosome 5, ihPlaCitr1.1, whole genome shotgun sequence DNA encodes these proteins:
- the trol gene encoding basement membrane-specific heparan sulfate proteoglycan core protein isoform X12, protein MSLKILLVAIAFLFQFQLTVQQGCRPDQITCYDGACIDGRQRCDKVKDCSQGEDEEGCPTDTTPSPPPPTPPIIRCNADEFRCDDSHCIPNVRRCDDFPDCRDGSDEANCVRCQPDEFQCDDRHCVPTNRRCDGFPDCRDRSDESGCTTTTTSTTESPSRCLPNEFRCDDNHCIAGARRCDGYPDCRDASDEVRCTGPPSGCGPNLFTCTIRRQCVPIQSVCNNRTECFDGTDEANCPISREYLNLRAYPTDQIIKQSQEVVFQCRDEGPLRVPVTWVRGGNQPLPASSRINEQGRLEIPNIQLSHSGTYICRAVEPFYSRFPRSEITVFLSVEAFVPITARPIKVCRANESTCLNGDCIPTQLVCDGRVDCSDGSDEVRCPNGKGCEPDQFTCDNNMCIQKNWRCDGENDCRDGSDERGCEPSPPGSPCRYDEFHCTGNVTQQCIPKSFQCDDHSDCFDGTDEVGCAKVEVIQPPPPLITIDQGGTFNITCTVYGVPTPLVVWRLNWGHVPSKCTSTSVNGVGVLTCPNIEPQDAGAYSCEGINSKGFLIVNPNCILVVRPYARPQCPPGQFNDLARDREECINCFCFGATTVCQSANLYVYELQPPITQLNQLSYVSVSYSSAFGEINFNPNELIQLRTSILGQNSFRVQGLFDPSQSTYPYFSFLSAFRGNQLKSYGGYIRYNIRYDTGSSVLDTPVIIISGSGNKIFYNGTQYFTNNGTQLISTRSEQVSARLFYGSWFKEGYGNNAGGDQPSIIKPTLATREDIMTVLVNIDQIVLKLQYTDSRLVDTVISNFNIDSASASNYGLGQAAYVEQCSCPLGYTGLSCESCSSGYTRTDGGYIGRCVPTPIDCAPGSYGNPAIGIPCQPCACPSSNPTNQFGRTCYLDSSDRQLTCQCPPGYIGRRCERCAPGYSGNPLLPGDYCKPALCNPDGSADLSTGPPCNCKPFVTGERCDRCRSNSFHLASTNPYGCISCFCMGVTSSCSSSSWYRQVIATTFIRNTEDFKIVRRQDIQRVITEGLEVRASDREIVYSSFSPSEQSVYYWLLPQRYLGDKVTSYGGVLNYTLRYVPLQGDQISRNNAPDVEIISGNEIRLLYFKPDRELQPNGFETVSVPLFEQYWQREDGQPAGREYFLMALAGLNNILIKATYTTTTSEVGLQSVVLETAEERNTGLRPAYEVEECRCPPGYRGLSCQECDAGYTRIQQGLYLGLCERCNCFGHSQDCDADTGTCLNCANFTTGPDCGTCQPGYTGNPKSGEACRPVTEPNYCNCDPRGISQQGCPCNCKPNVIENNCGTCRPGTFDLQESHRAGCLECWCSGLTNQCQSSNLFVTQIPMPILDGNHGFTLSLPDRRPFPVSRFDLDIAQNKIGFDYTIARGQRLYWSLPSQFTGNKLSSYGGNLTWTQGYSGPSDAVPFNDIDLIIYGGDGVNLFWTSGVSMGPGVPATRSAKLEENEFTRLTTTGSRRASRADLLRVLSSIDAILIRTSFRSQTSYVFISDVSMDTAVSQPFTNVRATQVESCRCPTGYRGLSCESCQTGYYLDDITNQGKQCRKCPCNGREESCSLGPNAQISCKCLPGYSGNYCEDSVGVLLNIKLSPLKIIRPIGSRVTFTCSYESSERLFIRFVKNYTTNNEILLKDTTDLLMSQITYTKLEGQKSVQIVIEPNLQFIICQVVDENGLIFGTINAKIFPDTPTLTPRPVRCNPDEYECRDGHCIPFQRRCDGFADCRDRTDELNCPGGPGSTPDTEPSTSTEPNQPKPSIVVVIREPAIQIVALGTTIRYNCRAQSAFTGQYVIVKWSKEDGILPPARSVDDGNGNLVVINAQTSDTGTYVCTAYDNRTYVSQRVYLTVGEQSAPRVSLVPTGSVTLFAGQSLSVSCEASGVPVPTVEFGRSPGSYANNRKSGLRNTVFNIQSVRKSDEGIYYCRANNSVGYDSQEIVVYVNDIGSQTTISPPGSSNEVRVTVEPSEFIGSSGDQINLQCTVSANIPYRIIWTRYPDLPLQQGINERDGRLFINSASQQDSGVYVCSAISEQTGIILSRIEVNVNVAPSRRPALLTIEPERQTVAQGTLAKISCIVGNDPNARVTWRKANENLPAYFQQVGNELQIPQVDVKDRGVYVCELNYGDGNILQVHSILEVQRREAPAVEIYPKDRQTVFIGGTALIQCRVSRGEPSPTLTWSRTNNQQLSSHVETLDGGVLRFSRITEEDEGQYICTASNLVGSVTSVATLELISPPIITLNPRGPYIVPLGQSVRIECTARGRPAPAVFWLDQNIENSPLENGSRPLLRAQRPQTAVFEIYRARLADSKTYTCVADNSAGRVEEKIVIIVQEDDYGRYPPQSSIAPDEEIIFPLGTTATLRCNVGSSNDLVNVQWVRENGDLPDNHRIYNADLIIYGITRSNAGKYTCVGIGNDNAPLFSKSINLRVTGGPPKISLNPAIQTVRPGDNANVECTAEGDQPIAIQWTTKTGAPFTRSTSTIEGRLMFRGITVNDAGQYVCTARNTWGEAEAVAEVQVSEIIRPTRPTIKAPDHVQNTYEGQDIELKCVVDIPRIRHQVTWRREHGALPRTSQVLGETLRLINIRAEDADRYICEISSASGISSDFIDVQVERTCLPDEFRCNNGQCILKVLYCDTIQHCNDNSDEIECHKYRRDTSNISLNIESNKDPIKIGDSVTLLCNAIGDVDGNLIWSKPDGSFESNVRVDRNVLRIADVQPSNRGVYRCSAYTSNGINGLRSADYTIEVQLADITIPNSAIDIKTAKYGQHIDLDCSVSLEPPVNYSWIVHTYDKSLRRIVNSDKISVHNLTVDESGLYTCSARNGKTTFNIPRALVVTEVIPAFSRNSYLTLRPLVNADNNFEIEITFRPKADSGLILYSGEKNDGTGDYISFGLNFGTPEFRFDVGSGPAVIRGVQPLSMNTWHTVRLIRDKREGYMEINKRENYTGSSPGSFERLDLKFPLFIGGLPTDANYNNSGFVSGFEGCVNMLLINNRVANLKKEMIGANNLEDCDNCRINPCQHSGVCQQTLTPSGYTCICLPGYSGDNCELAKEICYLDSCGTGTCVENENGIDCRCPLGKTGKKCEKSINIETPAFLKNSWLAYQAPLLKKRFRLVLKLKPLGESTESYVDDGLIFYIAENEDGSGDYISLSISSSFAELKFKISGRDVALRSDHYLVPHEEVQVNITMTAAQAMFSVGNAPAVAQEFNPRAESAELKLYTPLYVGGYDKYLTKLPDDLLVRNGFHGCISMLDVSGTNIKMLQSSISSSNVNDCYSTFGDICRSKMPCQNGGICKTTRDTYKCDCAFSFSGTNCERQKDMCEIMNNPCQNNAKCVGTSNSLKCYCDLGFTGEHCERRINIEDSISVNGDGYIELPGSLLPHYNLNDLTVVIYFTTRASEGLLLWHGQNEKINGRNYDYFAIGISNGYVELAYKSNDVERTLRATDHRVNDGKPHTIRAIRRMETISFELDSVTSELATLESKFEIRGDIFVGGTPNPYMTGNLYRRGFVGCIHALYLQNQRQVHFGTEAKSARNVGQCSTSSFYETNAIDEAN, encoded by the exons GATGCCGACCAGATCAGATAACTTGCTATGATGGTGCTTGTATCGATGGTAGACAAAGATGCGATAAAGTAAAAGACTGTTCTCAGGGAGAAGACGAAGAAGGTTGTCCTACAG ATACTACACCTTCACCTCCACCACCAACACCTCCGATAATCAGATGTAATGCCGATGAATTCCGGTGTGACGATAGTCATTGTATACCGAATGTACGAAGATGCGATGACTTTCCCGATTGTCGTGATGGATCTGACGAAGCAAACtgcg TAAGATGCCAACCGGATGAATTCCAGTGCGATGATAGACATTGTGTGCCAACTAATAGAAGATGCGATGGCTTTCCGGATTGTCGAGATAGAAGCGACGAATCAGGCTGTACAACTACTACAACGTCGACGACTGAGTCGCCGTCGAGATGCTTACCAAATGAATTTAGATGTGATGATAACCATTGTATAGCAGGAGCACGCAGATGTGACGGATACCCCGACTGCAGAGATGCATCCGATGAAGTTCGATGTACAGGACCTCCTTCTGGTTGCGGGCCTAATCTGTTTACCTGTACAATACGTAGACAGTGCGTACCTATTCAGAGTGTTTGCAATAATCGAACGGAATGTTTTGATGGCACCGATGAAGCAAATTGtccaa tATCCCGCGAATACTTGAATTTGAGAGCTTATCCAACGGACCAAATTATCAAACAAA GCCAAGAAGTTGTCTTCCAATGTCGTGACGAAGGACCATTGAGGGTGCCTGTAACCTGGGTACGTGGTGGTAATCAGCCATTACCAGCAAGTTCAAGGATCAATGAACAAGGACGATTGGAAATACCAAATATTCAA TTATCGCACAGTGGCACGTACATATGCAGAGCCGTCGAACCATTTTATTCGCGATTTCCCAGATCAGAAATCACAGTCTTTTTGTCTGTTGAAGCTT TTGTTCCGATCACTGCTAGACCTATTAAAGTTTGCCGAGCCAACGAGTCGACTTGTCTGAATGGTGATTGCATCCCTACCCAGTTAGTTTGCGATGGACGTGTAGATTGCTCTGATGGATCTGATGAAGTGCGTTGTCCTAATGGCAAAGGTTGCGAACCAGATCAGTTTACGTGCGATAATAACAtgtgtattcaaaaaaattggcgtTGTGATGGAGAAAACGATTGTAGAGATGGATCAGATGAACGTGGCTGCGAACCTAGTCCACCAG GATCACCTTGTCGATACGACGAATTCCATTGCACCGGTAACGTGACTCAACAATGTATTCCTAAATCATTCCAGTGCGACGACCACAGCGACTGTTTCGATGGAACGGACGAAGTTGGTTGCG cgAAAGTTGAAGTGATACAACCACCTCCACCACTGATTACTATCGATCAAGGAGGTACCTTCAATATTACTTGTACCGTTTACGGTGTACCTACACCATTGGTTGTATGGCGTCTGAATTGGGGACACGTTCCAAGCAAATGCACATCGACCAGTGTCAACGGCGTCGGAGTATTGACTTGTCCAAATATCGAA cCACAAGATGCAGGTGCTTACAGTTGCGAAGGTATCAACTCGAAAGGATTCCTTATCGTTAATCCTAATTGTATCCTGGTTGTTCGCCCATATGCTCGACCTCAGTGTCCTCCCGGACAGTTCAATGATTTGGCACGTGATCGCGAAGAATGCATCAATTGTTTCTGTTTCGGAGCGACGACAGTTTGCCAGAGCGCTAATTTATACGTATACGAA ttaCAGCCTCCTATTACTCAATTGAATCAGTTATCTTATGTTAGTGTATCTTATAGTTCAGCATTcggtgaaattaatttcaacccgaacgaattaattcagtTGAGAACGTCGATATTGGGCCAAAACAGCTTCCGA GTTCAAGGTTTATTCGATCCGAGTCAATCGACTTATCCTTATTTCTCTTTCTTGAGTGCATTCAGAGGTAATCAATTGAAATCGTACGGCGGATATATTAGATACAATATACGATACGATACTGGAAGCTCAGTCTTGGATACACCTGTGATCATTATTTCG gGAAGCGGTAATAAAATATTCTACAACGGAACTCAATACTTCACCAATAACGGAACTCAATTAATATCTACTCGAAGCGAGCAAGTTTCTGCTCGTCTATTCTACGGATCTTGGTTCAAAGAAGGATACGGCAATAATGCCGGTGGTGACCAACCTTCCATCATCAAACCTACGTTAGCCACTCGCGAAGACATCATGACGGTTTTGGTCAACATTGATCAAATAGTGTTGAA ATTACAGTACACCGATTCGCGACTCGTCGATACAGTCATTTCCAACTTCAATATAGATTCAGCATCTGCTTCGAATTACGGTCTAGGACAAGCTGCCTATGTTGAACAATGCTCATGTCCTCTCGGATACACTGGATTATCTTGCGAA AGCTGCTCTTCCGGATACACTCGTACCGATGGTGGTTATATAGGAAGATGCGTTCCGACTCCAATCGATTGTGCTCCAGGTTCTTATGGAAATCCTGCCATAGGAATCCCGTGCCAGCCTTGTGCTTGTCCATCGAGCAACCCCACAAATCA GTTTGGAAGAACTTGCTATCTGGATTCATCAGATAGACAGCTCACGTGTCAATGTCCACCTGGATATATAGGAAGACGTTGCGAACGTTGTGCACCTGGCTACTCCGGTAATCCTCTGCTTCCTGGCGATTATTGTAAACCAG CACTCTGTAATCCGGATGGATCGGCTGATCTTAGTACTGGACCACCGTGTAATTGTAAA ccatttgTCACTGGTGAACGTTGCGACCGATGTAGATCAAATTCATTCCATTTAGCTTCCACCAATCCATACGGTTGCATCAGTTGTTTCTGTATGGGAGTTACGTCCAGCTGTTCAAGCTCTAGTTGGTATAGACAAGTG ATTGCAACTACATTTATTAGAAACACCGAAGATTTCAAAATCGTTCGCAGACAAGATATTCAAAGAGTCATTACCGAAGGATTAGAAGTTCGTGCTAGTGATCGTGAAATCGTTTATAGTTCATTCTCACCTTCAGAACAAAGC GTATATTATTGGTTGTTACCTCAACGTTACCTCGGCGATAAAGTTACCAGTTATGGAGGTGTACTCAACTACACACTTCGATACGTTCCACTCCAAGGAGATCAGATCTCTAGAAATAATGCCCCCGATGTCGAAATTATCAGC GGTAACGAAATTCGTCTACTGTATTTCAAACCTGACCGCGAATTACAACCAAATGGTTTCGAAACTGTATCTGTACCATTATTCGAACAATATTGGCAACGAGAAGATGGCCAGCCAGCCGGTAGGGAATATTTCCTAATGGCTTTAGCTGGACTAAACAATATTCTCATCAAAGCAACTTACACCACCACCACTTCGGAAGTTGG ATTACAAAGCGTCGTTTTGGAAACGGCTGAAGAACGAAATACCGGTTTGAGACCAGCTTACGAAGTAGAAGAGTGCAGATGTCCTCCAGGATACAGAGGATTATCGTGTCAAGAATGCGATGCTGGATACACTCGTATTCAACAAGGACTTTATCTAGGTTTATGCGAACGTTGCAATTGTTTCGGACATTCTCAAGATTGCGACGCTGATACCGGAACTTGTTTG AATTGCGCCAACTTTACCACCGGTCCAGATTGCGGCACTTGCCAACCGGGTTACACCGGTAATCCGAAATCCGGCGAAGCTTGCCGTCCTGTTACCGAACCAAATTATTGTAATTGCGATCCTCGAGGTATTTCACAGCAAGGTTGTCCGTGTAATTGTAAA CCGAACGTGATTGAAAACAATTGCGGTACCTGCCGGCCAGGAACTTTCGATTTACAAGAATCTCATCGCGCAGGATGTCTAGAGTGTTGGTGTTCCGGTTTAACCAATCAGTGCCAGTCTTCGAATTTATTCGTTACGCAAATTCCGATGCCTATTCTCGATGGTAATCACGGATTCACGTTATCACTGCC AGATCGAAGGCCTTTCCCTGTTTCTCGATTCGACTTGGATATCGCTCAGAATAAAATCGGATTCGATTACACGATCGCTCGAGGACAACGTCTTTATTGGTCTTTGCCATCTCAATTCACTGGAAATAAG ttATCTTCGTATGGCGGTAATTTAACATGGACTCAAGGATATTCGGGACCTTCCGACGCTGTCCCTTTCAACGATATCGATTTAATCATTTACGGTGGCGATGGTGTGAACTTATTCTGGACCAGCGGGGTTTCAATGGGGCCAGGAGTGCCTGCG ACTAGAAGcgcaaaattggaagaaaacgAATTCACGCGTCTTACGACAACGGGTAGCCGAAGAGCTAGTAGAGCTGATTTATTGAGGGTGTTGTCTTCCATCGACGCTATTCTTATTCGCACTTCGTTCAGATCTCAAACGTCTTACGTATTCATAAGTGACGTCAGTATGGATACAGCTGTATCTCAGCCATTCACCAATGTTAGAGCTACTCAAGTTGAAAGCTGTCGTTGCCCGACTGGGTATAGAGGATTGTCTTGCGAA agcTGTCAAACCGGATATTACCTCGATGACATCACTAACCAAGGAAAACAGTGCCGAAAATGCCCGTGTAATGGACGCGAAGAAAGTTGTTCACTAGGTCCGAATGCCCAAATAAGTTGCAAATGTTTGCCAGGATATTCAGGCAACTATTGCGAAG ACAGCGTCGGCGTTCTGCTGAATATCAAATTATCGCCCTTAAAGATAATTCGACCAATCGGCTCCAGAGTTACGTTTACTTGCTCGTACGAGAGTTCAGAGAGATTGTTTATacgttttgtgaaaaattacaccactAATAACGAGATACTGCTCAAGGACACGACCGATTTACTTATGAGTCAGATCACTTATACGAAATTGGAAGGACAGAAAAGCGTTCAAATAGTAATCGAGCCGAATTTGCAATTCATCATTTGTCAAGTCGTCGATGAAAACGGATTAATATTCGGCACGATAAACGCCAAGATATTTCCAG ATACGCCAACTCTAACACCTAGACCGGTCAGATGTAACCCTGACGAATACGAATGTAGAGATGGCCATTGTATACCGTTCCAACGTAGATGCGACGGATTCGCAGATTGCAGAGACAGAACTGACGAATTAAACTGTCCTG GTGGTCCAGGGAGTACACCTGATACCGAACCATCCACTTCAACTGAACCGAATCAACCGAAGCCTTCGATTGTCGTCGTGATTCGAGAACCTGCTATTCAAATCGTAGCCCTTGGAACTACAATCCGATACAACTGTAGAGCGCAATCCGCATTTACTGGG caatatgTTATTGTTAAATGGTCTAAAGAAGACGGCATACTACCTCCGGCCAGATCTGTTGACGATGGTAACGGTAATTTAGTCGTGATCAACGCACAGACCAGCGATACTGGTACCTACGTGTGTACTGCGTACGATAACCGAACTTACGTTAGTCAAAGAGTCTATCTTACTGTTGGAG AACAATCAGCGCCTAGAGTATCTTTAGTTCCAACTGGTTCAGTGACGCTGTTTGCTGGTCAATCACTTTCTGTGAGCTGCGAAGCTTCCGGTGTACCGGTTCCTACGGTTGAATTCGGAAGATCGCCTGGATCGTATGCTAATAATAGAAAG AGTGGACTTAGAAATACCGTATTCAATATTCAATCTGTGAGAAAATCTGACGAAGGAATTTACTATTGCCGAGCCAATAATTCGGTCGGTTACGATAGCCAAGAGATTGTCGTTTATGTAAATG ATATCGGTAGTCAAACTACGATTAGTCCTCCTGGCTCGTCAAACGAAGTTCGTGTAACAGTCGAACCCAGCGAATTCATTGGATCATCGGGAGATCAAATTAATTTACAATGTACTGTTTCCGCGAATATCCCATACAG AATTATATGGACTCGTTACCCCGACCTACCTTTACAACAGGGAATAAACGAAAGAGACGGTAGGCTGTTCATTAACTCGGCATCACAGCAAGATTCCGGCGTATACGTTTGCTCAGCAATTTCCGAACAAACCGGAATTATCCTTAGTCGAATTGAAGTCAATGTTAATGTCGCTCCGTCGAG GAGACCAGCCTTGTTGACAATCGAACCCGAAAGACAAACTGTGGCTCAAGGAACGTTGGCTAAAATCTCGTGTATAGTTGGAAACGATCCGAATGCTCGTGTTACATGGCGTAAAGCGAATGAAAACTTACCAGCTTATTTCCAA caAGTCGGAAACGAATTGCAAATACCTCAAGTTGATGTGAAAGATCGTGGTGTTTATGTTTGCGAATTGAACTACGGTGATGGAAATATTCTCCAGGTGCATTCCATCCTTGAAGTTCAAA GACGTGAAGCTCCAGCGGTGGAAATTTACCCGAAAGATAGACAAACCGTATTCATCGGAGGTACAGCGTTGATTCAATGTCGTGTCAGCAGAGGTGAACCATCTCCAACTCTCACCTGGTCTCGAACCAATAACCAACAATTGTCTTCTCACGTCGAAACGCTCGACGGCGGAGTTCTAAG ATTCTCACGTATCACCGAAGAAGACGAAGGACAGTATATTTGTACAGCTAGCAACTTGGTCGGAAGTGTGACCTCTGTTGCAACTTTGGAACTAATTTCTCCGCCGATCATTACTCTCAATCCTCGCGGTCCTTACATCGTACCTCTCGGTCAAAGTGTTCGAATCGAATGTACAGCCAGAGGTAGACCCGCGCCAGCAGTTTTCTGGCTAgatcaaaacatcgaaaa ttctcCACTCGAAAATGGGTCTCGTCCTCTACTTAGGGCACAAAGGCCACAAACAGCTGTTTTCGAAATATACCGAGCTCGGCTAGCTGATTCTAAGACATACACGTGTGTTGCCGATAATTCTGCCGGACGAGTCGAAGAAAAAATAGTGATCATTGTACAAGAGGACGACTACGGTCGTTATCCACCACAATCTAGCATTGCACCTGACGAAGAGATCATATTTCCTTTAGGAACTACCGCTACCTTACGTTGTAACGTTG gCTCATCTAACGATTTGGTCAACGTTCAATGGGTCCGAGAAAATGGCGATTTACCAGATAACCACAGAATTTACAACGCTGATCTGATCATTTACGGTATTACTCGATCAAACGCCGGAAAATACACTTGTGTTGGAATTGGAAACGATAACGCGCCGTTGTTCTCCAAATCAATCAACCTGAGAGTTACCG GTGGTCCGCCGAAAATATCGTTGAATCCGGCCATCCAAACTGTTCGTCCTGGTGATAACGCTAATGTAGAATGTACCGCCGAAGGAGATCAACCTATTGCTATTCAATGGACGACCAAAACTGGTGCACCGTTTACAAGATCCACTTCCACCATTGAAGGACGTCTGATG TTCCGTGGCATCACAGTCAACGACGCAGGCCAATACGTTTGCACTGCCAGGAATACATGGGGTGAAGCCGAAGCCGTTGCCGAAGTCCAAGTCAGTG aaATCATTCGACCAACTCGACCAACTATCAAAGCTCCAGATCATGTTCAAAACACCTACGAAGGGCAAGACATAGAATTAAAATGTGTCGTCGATATTCCCCGTATT CGTCACCAAGTTACCTGGCGTAGAGAACATGGCGCTTTACCACGAACCAGTCAAGTACTCGGCGAGACTTTACGTCTGATTAATATCAGAGCCGAAGACGCCGATCGATACATTTGCGAAATTTCCTCAGCTTCTGGAATCAGCAGCGACTTTATCGACGTACAAGTCGAAC GAACCTGCTTACCGGATGAGTTCCGTTGCAACAATGGTCAATGTATCTTGAAAGTATTATATTGTGACACGATACAACACTGCAATGATAATTCGGACGAAATAGAATGTCACAAATATAGACGCG ATACGAGTAATATTTCACTGAATATCGAATCGAACAAGGATCCTATCAAAATTGGTGACTCGGTTACGTTATTATGTAACGCCATCGGTGATGTTGACGGAAATCTTATTTGGTCCAAACCTGACGGATCGTTTGAATCGAATGTTCGGGTCGATAGAAACGTTTTAAG gaTCGCCGATGTGCAACCTTCCAACAGGGGTGTTTACCGGTGCTCGGCTTATACCAGTAATGGAATTAATGGATTGAGATCTGCCGATTATACCATCGAAGTTCAAC TTGCTGATATTACTATTCCAAACTCAGCCATCGATATTAAAACCGCCAAATATGGTCAACACATCGACTTAGATTGCTCTGTGAGCTTAGAGCCACCCGTCAACTATTCGTGGATCGTGCACACTTACGATAAATCGCTGAGACGAATTGTCAATTCG GATAAAATATCGGTACATAATCTAACAGTGGACGAAAGCGGTCTTTACACTTGCAGCGCGAGAAATGGAAAAACCACCTTTAATATACCTCGTGCACTCGTCGTCACCGAAGTGATTCCAGCTTTCTCGAGAAACAGTTACTTAACTCTTAGACCTTTGGTCAACGCCgataataatttcgaaattgaGATCACATTCAGGCCGAAAGCTGACAGCG GGTTGATATTGTACAGTGGAGAGAAAAACGACGGTACCGGAGATTACATTTCGTTCGGATTGAACTTCGGAACACCAGAGTTCAGATTCGATGTAGGTTCTGGACCTGCAGTCATCAGAGGCGTACAACCGTTATCGATGAACACCTGGCATACAGTTCGATTGATTCGAGACAAGAGAGAAG GTTATATGGAAATTAATAAACGAGAAAATTACACCGGATCGTCGCCAGGATCGTTCGAACGTTTGGATTTGAAATTCCCCCTATTCATTGGTGGTTTACCTACGGACGCTAACTACAATAATAGCGGTTTTGTTAGCGGATTTGAAG GTTGCGTGAATATGCTGCTAATCAACAACAGAGTTGCCAACTTGAAGAAAGAAATGATCGGAGCTAATAATCTCGAAGACTGCGATAACTGCAGAATTAATCCTTGTCAACATAGTGGAGTATGCCAACAAACCTTGACTCCGAGCGGATACACTTGCATCTGTTTACCCGGCTACAGCGGCGATAATTGCGAATTGGCTAAGGAAATAtgttacctag ATTCCTGCGGCACAGGCACGTGCGTAGAAAACGAAAATGGCATCGATTGCCGATGTCCTTTGGGTAAAACGGGTAAAAAATGCGAGAAAAGTATCAACATCGAAACTCCAGCTTTCCTCAAGAATTCTTGGCTCGCCTATCAAGCGCCATTACTGAAGAAAAG ATTCAGACTCGTCCTCAAACTGAAACCTCTCGGAGAATCGACCGAATCGTACGTCGACGACGGATTAATTTTCTACATCGCTGAAAACGAAGACGGTTCCGGAGATTATATTTCATTATCCATTTCCAGCAGCTTTGccgaattgaaattcaaaatttcaggac GAGATGTTGCTTTAAGATCTGATCATTACCTGGTACCTCACGAAGAAGTCCAAGTGAACATTACGATGACCGCAGCTCAAGCCATGTTCAGCGTTGGCAATGCTCCTGCTGTCGCTCAAGAATTCAATCCTCGCGCCGAATCTGCCGAATTGAAATTATACACTCCGTTGTACGTCGGCGGATACGATAAATATCTTACCAAACTGCCAGATGATTTACTAGTCAGAAATGGTTTCCATGGATGTATTTCGATG CTCGACGTGTCTGGAACTAACATCAAAATGTTGCAATCGAGCATTTCCTCGAGCAACGTGAACGATTGTTACTCGACGTTCGGTGATATTTGTCGCAGCAAGATGCCTTGTCAAAATGGTGGCATTTGTAAAACGACCAGAGATACGTATAAATGCGATTGTGCCTTCAGTTTTAG TGGTACCAACTGCGAACGTCAGAAGGACATGTGCGAAATTATGAACAATCCTTGCCAGAATAACGCGAAATGTGTGGGAACTTCGAATTCGTTGAAATGTTACTGCGATTTAGGATTCACCGGAGAACATTGCGAAAGAA gaattaaCATCGAAGATAGTATTAGCGTGAACGGCGATGGATACATCGAATTACCAGGATCATTGTTACCTCATTACAATCTGAACGATTTAACCGTCGTTATTTATTTCACCACTAGAGCTAGCGAAGGTTTAT